GGGCGATGTCGAGGCGAGCAAGGTGCCGCCGGAATGGCACGCCTGGCTGCATCAGATTGCGGAGTCGCCGCTGACCGAGACCGTGGCGCGGCGCTGGCCATGGCAGAAGCAGCACCTGCCCAACCTGTCGGGCACGGCCTACGCCTACCGGCC
This window of the Rhodospirillales bacterium genome carries:
- a CDS encoding NADH:ubiquinone oxidoreductase subunit NDUFA12 yields the protein MAHIGTLLFSWLRGRHVGTDAFGNRYYQGKSRNLDRYGRERRWVVFKGDVEASKVPPEWHAWLHQIAESPLTETVARRWPWQKQHLPNLSGTAYAYRP